One window from the genome of Glycine soja cultivar W05 chromosome 12, ASM419377v2, whole genome shotgun sequence encodes:
- the LOC114379205 gene encoding E3 SUMO-protein ligase SIZ1-like isoform X1: protein MDLVPSVKEKLNYFRIKELKDVLTQLHLSKQGKKQDLVDRILSVLSDEQVSKIWAKKNAGGGKEQVAKLVDDTYRKMQISGATDLASKGQGASDSSSVKVKSEFDDAFQPDVKIRCLCGSRLETENLVKCDDARCHVWQHISCVIIPEKPTEGIPLVPDKFYCELCRLTRADPFWVSVAHPLHPVKLTTTSNPTDGNNPVQSVERTFQLTRADKDLVSKPEFDVEAWCMLLNDKVPFRMQWPQYTDLQVNGVPVRATNRPGSQLLGANGRDDGPIITPYTKDGINKISLTGCDARIFCLGVRIVKRRSMQQILNSIPKESDGEKFEDALARVCRCVGGGNAVDDADSDSDLEVVSDTFTVNLRCPMSGSRMKIAGRFKPCIHMGCFDLEVFVEMNQRSRKWQCPICLKNYALENIIIDPYFNRITSMMMNCGEEIAEIEVKPDGSWRVKVKSESERLELGNLAQWRLPDGTLCVSTAGDVKRVDTLKQVKQEGVSDCPAGLKLGIRKNRNGVWEVSKPEGTNTSSGNKLKGAFGNPEQVVIPMSSSATGSGRDGDDPSVNQGGGGHIDHSTTNGIEMDSLCLNNVDLAYEYNEPNTSAQVGGAEVIVLSDSEEDNDLLVSPAIAYKNNRNDATDGYSVPPPVIVDSYTEEHNLGGNSCLGLFPNDDEFGMSSLWSLPSGSQAGPGFQLFGSDADVSDALVHLQHGPMNCSSSLNGYALAPNTALGSGSILQESSAGRSDADLNGGLVDNPLAFGGDDPSLQIFLPTRPADSSMHNELRDQASVANGVCTEEDWISLSLGGGTGGNNGDASTQNGLNSRHQIPTREGATNTLDDTASLLLGMNDVRSDRARRQRSDSPFSFPRQKRSVRPRLYLSIDSDSE from the exons GAAAATGCAGATATCAGGGGCCACTGATCTAGCTTCTAAGGGACAGGGTGCATCAGATAGCAGTAGTGTAAAGGTTAAAAGTGAATTTGATGATGCCTTTCAACCAGATGTGAAGATTCGCTGTCTATGTGGAAGTAGATTGGAAACAGAGAATTTGGTCAAG TGTGATGATGCAAGATGCCATGTGTGGCAACACATCAGTTGCGTTATTATTCCAGAGAAACCTACTGAAGGCATCCCACTAGTTCctgataaattttattgtgaACTCTGTCGTCTCACTCGTGCAGATCC ATTTTGGGTTTCAGTGGCGCACCCTTTGCATCCTGTGAAGTTGACCACAACCAGTAATCCAACTGATGG aaacaacCCAGTGCAGAGTGTGGAGAGAACATTTCAACTGACTAGAGCTGACAAGGACTTGGTATCAAAACCAGAATTTGATGTTGAG GCTTGGTGTATGCTCCTGAACGACAAGGTTCCATTCAGGATGCAATGGCCACAGTATACAGACCTGCAGGTCAATG GTGTTCCTGTTCGTGCAACTAACAGACCTGGTTCACAGTTGCTTGGGGCTAATGGTCGGGATGACGGTCCAATT ATCACGCCATATACAAAAGATGGAATTAATAAGATTTCCTTAACAGGATGTGATGCTCGCATTTTTTGTTTAGGGGTTCGTATTGTTAAAAGGCGCAGTATGCAGCAG ATCCTAAACTCAATCCCAAAGGAGTCTGATGGCGAGAAATTTGAAGACGCCCTTGCACGTGTCTGCCGTTGTGTTGGGGGTGGAAATGCAGTTGATGATGCTGATAGTGACAGTGATTTGGAAGTGGTTTCAGATACTTTCACTGTCAACCTTCGTTGTCCT ATGAGTGGTTCAAGAATGAAGATTGCTGGAAGATTTAAACCCTGTATTCACATGGGTTGCTTTGATCTTGAAGTGTTTGTGGAAATGAACCAACGATCAAGGAAG TGGCAATGTCCTATATGTCTCAAAAACTATGCGTTGGAGAATATCATCATTGACCCTTATTTCAATCGCATCACTTCTATG ATGATGAATTGTGGTGAAGAAATTGCAGAGATTGAGGTGAAGCCTGATGGTTCTTGGCGTGTTAAGGTAAAGAGTGAAAGTGAACGCCTGGAATTAGGGAATCTAGCACAGTGGCGCCTTCCTGATGGAACCCTCTGTGTGTCAACTGCTGGAGATGTCAAGAGAGTGGATACATTGAAGCAGGTTAAACAGGAAGGTGTTTCAGACTGTCCGGCTGGTTTAAAACTTGGCATAAGGAAGAATCGCAATGGAGTTTGGGAAGTCAGTAAACCTGAGGGCACAAACACCTCTTCTGGTAATAAATTGAAAGGGGCTTTTGGAAATCCCGAACAGGTTGTTATTCCAATGAGCAGCAGTGCCACTGGAAGTGGTCGGGATGGTGACGACCCTAGTGTAAATCAGGGTGGTGGTGGGCATATTGACCATTCCACTACAAATGGGATTGAGATGGATTCTTTGTGTCTCAATAATGTTGATTTAGCATATGAATATAATGAACCCAACACTTCTGCTCAGGTGGGTGGTGCAGAAGTTATTGTTCTTAGTGATTCTGAAGAAGACAATGATTTGTTGGTATCTCCTGCAATTGCTTATAAGAACAACAGAAATGATGCTACAGATGGTTACTCTGTACCACCACCTGTAATTGTTGATTCATATACTGAAGAGCATAATCTTGGTGGAAATTCATGCTTAGGACTCTTTCCTAATGATGATGAATTTGGGATGTCTTCCCTGTGGTCATTGCCTTCTGGAAGTCAGGCTGGTCCTGGATTCCAGTTATTTGGTTCTGATGCGGATGTGTCTGATGCGTTGGTCCATCTGCAGCATGGTCCTATGAATTGCTCCTCGTCACTAAATGGTTATGCATTGGCTCCCAATACTGCTTTGGGATCTGGTAGTATCTTGCAAGAGTCCTCTGCTGGTCGGTCAGATGCTGATTTGAATGGTGGTTTGGTGGACAATCCTTTGGCCTTTGGTGGAGATGATCCCTCACTTCAGATTTTTCTCCCCACAAGACCAGCAGATTCATCCATGCACAATGAATTGAGAGATCAAGCAAGTGTGGCTAATGGTGTCTGCACTGAGGAGGATTGGATATCCCTCAGTCTTGGAGGTGGGACTGGTGGTAACAATGGTGATGCTTCCACTCAAAATGGGTTGAATTCTAGACATCAAATCCCAACCAGAGAAGGTGCCACGAATACTTTGGATGATACTG CTTCTTTACTCCTTGGGATGAATGATGTTAGATCTGACAGGGCAAGAAGGCAAAGATCAGATAGCCCTTTCTCCTTTCCTCGCCAAAAACGTTCAGTAAGGCCCCGCTTGTACCTTTCCATTGATTCAGATTCAGAGTAA
- the LOC114379205 gene encoding E3 SUMO-protein ligase SIZ1-like isoform X3 yields the protein MIWKMQISGATDLASKGQGASDSSSVKVKSEFDDAFQPDVKIRCLCGSRLETENLVKCDDARCHVWQHISCVIIPEKPTEGIPLVPDKFYCELCRLTRADPFWVSVAHPLHPVKLTTTSNPTDGNNPVQSVERTFQLTRADKDLVSKPEFDVEAWCMLLNDKVPFRMQWPQYTDLQVNGVPVRATNRPGSQLLGANGRDDGPIITPYTKDGINKISLTGCDARIFCLGVRIVKRRSMQQILNSIPKESDGEKFEDALARVCRCVGGGNAVDDADSDSDLEVVSDTFTVNLRCPMSGSRMKIAGRFKPCIHMGCFDLEVFVEMNQRSRKWQCPICLKNYALENIIIDPYFNRITSMMMNCGEEIAEIEVKPDGSWRVKVKSESERLELGNLAQWRLPDGTLCVSTAGDVKRVDTLKQVKQEGVSDCPAGLKLGIRKNRNGVWEVSKPEGTNTSSGNKLKGAFGNPEQVVIPMSSSATGSGRDGDDPSVNQGGGGHIDHSTTNGIEMDSLCLNNVDLAYEYNEPNTSAQVGGAEVIVLSDSEEDNDLLVSPAIAYKNNRNDATDGYSVPPPVIVDSYTEEHNLGGNSCLGLFPNDDEFGMSSLWSLPSGSQAGPGFQLFGSDADVSDALVHLQHGPMNCSSSLNGYALAPNTALGSGSILQESSAGRSDADLNGGLVDNPLAFGGDDPSLQIFLPTRPADSSMHNELRDQASVANGVCTEEDWISLSLGGGTGGNNGDASTQNGLNSRHQIPTREGATNTLDDTASLLLGMNDVRSDRARRQRSDSPFSFPRQKRSVRPRLYLSIDSDSE from the exons ATGATCTG GAAAATGCAGATATCAGGGGCCACTGATCTAGCTTCTAAGGGACAGGGTGCATCAGATAGCAGTAGTGTAAAGGTTAAAAGTGAATTTGATGATGCCTTTCAACCAGATGTGAAGATTCGCTGTCTATGTGGAAGTAGATTGGAAACAGAGAATTTGGTCAAG TGTGATGATGCAAGATGCCATGTGTGGCAACACATCAGTTGCGTTATTATTCCAGAGAAACCTACTGAAGGCATCCCACTAGTTCctgataaattttattgtgaACTCTGTCGTCTCACTCGTGCAGATCC ATTTTGGGTTTCAGTGGCGCACCCTTTGCATCCTGTGAAGTTGACCACAACCAGTAATCCAACTGATGG aaacaacCCAGTGCAGAGTGTGGAGAGAACATTTCAACTGACTAGAGCTGACAAGGACTTGGTATCAAAACCAGAATTTGATGTTGAG GCTTGGTGTATGCTCCTGAACGACAAGGTTCCATTCAGGATGCAATGGCCACAGTATACAGACCTGCAGGTCAATG GTGTTCCTGTTCGTGCAACTAACAGACCTGGTTCACAGTTGCTTGGGGCTAATGGTCGGGATGACGGTCCAATT ATCACGCCATATACAAAAGATGGAATTAATAAGATTTCCTTAACAGGATGTGATGCTCGCATTTTTTGTTTAGGGGTTCGTATTGTTAAAAGGCGCAGTATGCAGCAG ATCCTAAACTCAATCCCAAAGGAGTCTGATGGCGAGAAATTTGAAGACGCCCTTGCACGTGTCTGCCGTTGTGTTGGGGGTGGAAATGCAGTTGATGATGCTGATAGTGACAGTGATTTGGAAGTGGTTTCAGATACTTTCACTGTCAACCTTCGTTGTCCT ATGAGTGGTTCAAGAATGAAGATTGCTGGAAGATTTAAACCCTGTATTCACATGGGTTGCTTTGATCTTGAAGTGTTTGTGGAAATGAACCAACGATCAAGGAAG TGGCAATGTCCTATATGTCTCAAAAACTATGCGTTGGAGAATATCATCATTGACCCTTATTTCAATCGCATCACTTCTATG ATGATGAATTGTGGTGAAGAAATTGCAGAGATTGAGGTGAAGCCTGATGGTTCTTGGCGTGTTAAGGTAAAGAGTGAAAGTGAACGCCTGGAATTAGGGAATCTAGCACAGTGGCGCCTTCCTGATGGAACCCTCTGTGTGTCAACTGCTGGAGATGTCAAGAGAGTGGATACATTGAAGCAGGTTAAACAGGAAGGTGTTTCAGACTGTCCGGCTGGTTTAAAACTTGGCATAAGGAAGAATCGCAATGGAGTTTGGGAAGTCAGTAAACCTGAGGGCACAAACACCTCTTCTGGTAATAAATTGAAAGGGGCTTTTGGAAATCCCGAACAGGTTGTTATTCCAATGAGCAGCAGTGCCACTGGAAGTGGTCGGGATGGTGACGACCCTAGTGTAAATCAGGGTGGTGGTGGGCATATTGACCATTCCACTACAAATGGGATTGAGATGGATTCTTTGTGTCTCAATAATGTTGATTTAGCATATGAATATAATGAACCCAACACTTCTGCTCAGGTGGGTGGTGCAGAAGTTATTGTTCTTAGTGATTCTGAAGAAGACAATGATTTGTTGGTATCTCCTGCAATTGCTTATAAGAACAACAGAAATGATGCTACAGATGGTTACTCTGTACCACCACCTGTAATTGTTGATTCATATACTGAAGAGCATAATCTTGGTGGAAATTCATGCTTAGGACTCTTTCCTAATGATGATGAATTTGGGATGTCTTCCCTGTGGTCATTGCCTTCTGGAAGTCAGGCTGGTCCTGGATTCCAGTTATTTGGTTCTGATGCGGATGTGTCTGATGCGTTGGTCCATCTGCAGCATGGTCCTATGAATTGCTCCTCGTCACTAAATGGTTATGCATTGGCTCCCAATACTGCTTTGGGATCTGGTAGTATCTTGCAAGAGTCCTCTGCTGGTCGGTCAGATGCTGATTTGAATGGTGGTTTGGTGGACAATCCTTTGGCCTTTGGTGGAGATGATCCCTCACTTCAGATTTTTCTCCCCACAAGACCAGCAGATTCATCCATGCACAATGAATTGAGAGATCAAGCAAGTGTGGCTAATGGTGTCTGCACTGAGGAGGATTGGATATCCCTCAGTCTTGGAGGTGGGACTGGTGGTAACAATGGTGATGCTTCCACTCAAAATGGGTTGAATTCTAGACATCAAATCCCAACCAGAGAAGGTGCCACGAATACTTTGGATGATACTG CTTCTTTACTCCTTGGGATGAATGATGTTAGATCTGACAGGGCAAGAAGGCAAAGATCAGATAGCCCTTTCTCCTTTCCTCGCCAAAAACGTTCAGTAAGGCCCCGCTTGTACCTTTCCATTGATTCAGATTCAGAGTAA
- the LOC114379205 gene encoding E3 SUMO-protein ligase SIZ1-like isoform X2, producing MIWYLTIRKMQISGATDLASKGQGASDSSSVKVKSEFDDAFQPDVKIRCLCGSRLETENLVKCDDARCHVWQHISCVIIPEKPTEGIPLVPDKFYCELCRLTRADPFWVSVAHPLHPVKLTTTSNPTDGNNPVQSVERTFQLTRADKDLVSKPEFDVEAWCMLLNDKVPFRMQWPQYTDLQVNGVPVRATNRPGSQLLGANGRDDGPIITPYTKDGINKISLTGCDARIFCLGVRIVKRRSMQQILNSIPKESDGEKFEDALARVCRCVGGGNAVDDADSDSDLEVVSDTFTVNLRCPMSGSRMKIAGRFKPCIHMGCFDLEVFVEMNQRSRKWQCPICLKNYALENIIIDPYFNRITSMMMNCGEEIAEIEVKPDGSWRVKVKSESERLELGNLAQWRLPDGTLCVSTAGDVKRVDTLKQVKQEGVSDCPAGLKLGIRKNRNGVWEVSKPEGTNTSSGNKLKGAFGNPEQVVIPMSSSATGSGRDGDDPSVNQGGGGHIDHSTTNGIEMDSLCLNNVDLAYEYNEPNTSAQVGGAEVIVLSDSEEDNDLLVSPAIAYKNNRNDATDGYSVPPPVIVDSYTEEHNLGGNSCLGLFPNDDEFGMSSLWSLPSGSQAGPGFQLFGSDADVSDALVHLQHGPMNCSSSLNGYALAPNTALGSGSILQESSAGRSDADLNGGLVDNPLAFGGDDPSLQIFLPTRPADSSMHNELRDQASVANGVCTEEDWISLSLGGGTGGNNGDASTQNGLNSRHQIPTREGATNTLDDTASLLLGMNDVRSDRARRQRSDSPFSFPRQKRSVRPRLYLSIDSDSE from the exons ATGATCTGGTACCTTACTATTAG GAAAATGCAGATATCAGGGGCCACTGATCTAGCTTCTAAGGGACAGGGTGCATCAGATAGCAGTAGTGTAAAGGTTAAAAGTGAATTTGATGATGCCTTTCAACCAGATGTGAAGATTCGCTGTCTATGTGGAAGTAGATTGGAAACAGAGAATTTGGTCAAG TGTGATGATGCAAGATGCCATGTGTGGCAACACATCAGTTGCGTTATTATTCCAGAGAAACCTACTGAAGGCATCCCACTAGTTCctgataaattttattgtgaACTCTGTCGTCTCACTCGTGCAGATCC ATTTTGGGTTTCAGTGGCGCACCCTTTGCATCCTGTGAAGTTGACCACAACCAGTAATCCAACTGATGG aaacaacCCAGTGCAGAGTGTGGAGAGAACATTTCAACTGACTAGAGCTGACAAGGACTTGGTATCAAAACCAGAATTTGATGTTGAG GCTTGGTGTATGCTCCTGAACGACAAGGTTCCATTCAGGATGCAATGGCCACAGTATACAGACCTGCAGGTCAATG GTGTTCCTGTTCGTGCAACTAACAGACCTGGTTCACAGTTGCTTGGGGCTAATGGTCGGGATGACGGTCCAATT ATCACGCCATATACAAAAGATGGAATTAATAAGATTTCCTTAACAGGATGTGATGCTCGCATTTTTTGTTTAGGGGTTCGTATTGTTAAAAGGCGCAGTATGCAGCAG ATCCTAAACTCAATCCCAAAGGAGTCTGATGGCGAGAAATTTGAAGACGCCCTTGCACGTGTCTGCCGTTGTGTTGGGGGTGGAAATGCAGTTGATGATGCTGATAGTGACAGTGATTTGGAAGTGGTTTCAGATACTTTCACTGTCAACCTTCGTTGTCCT ATGAGTGGTTCAAGAATGAAGATTGCTGGAAGATTTAAACCCTGTATTCACATGGGTTGCTTTGATCTTGAAGTGTTTGTGGAAATGAACCAACGATCAAGGAAG TGGCAATGTCCTATATGTCTCAAAAACTATGCGTTGGAGAATATCATCATTGACCCTTATTTCAATCGCATCACTTCTATG ATGATGAATTGTGGTGAAGAAATTGCAGAGATTGAGGTGAAGCCTGATGGTTCTTGGCGTGTTAAGGTAAAGAGTGAAAGTGAACGCCTGGAATTAGGGAATCTAGCACAGTGGCGCCTTCCTGATGGAACCCTCTGTGTGTCAACTGCTGGAGATGTCAAGAGAGTGGATACATTGAAGCAGGTTAAACAGGAAGGTGTTTCAGACTGTCCGGCTGGTTTAAAACTTGGCATAAGGAAGAATCGCAATGGAGTTTGGGAAGTCAGTAAACCTGAGGGCACAAACACCTCTTCTGGTAATAAATTGAAAGGGGCTTTTGGAAATCCCGAACAGGTTGTTATTCCAATGAGCAGCAGTGCCACTGGAAGTGGTCGGGATGGTGACGACCCTAGTGTAAATCAGGGTGGTGGTGGGCATATTGACCATTCCACTACAAATGGGATTGAGATGGATTCTTTGTGTCTCAATAATGTTGATTTAGCATATGAATATAATGAACCCAACACTTCTGCTCAGGTGGGTGGTGCAGAAGTTATTGTTCTTAGTGATTCTGAAGAAGACAATGATTTGTTGGTATCTCCTGCAATTGCTTATAAGAACAACAGAAATGATGCTACAGATGGTTACTCTGTACCACCACCTGTAATTGTTGATTCATATACTGAAGAGCATAATCTTGGTGGAAATTCATGCTTAGGACTCTTTCCTAATGATGATGAATTTGGGATGTCTTCCCTGTGGTCATTGCCTTCTGGAAGTCAGGCTGGTCCTGGATTCCAGTTATTTGGTTCTGATGCGGATGTGTCTGATGCGTTGGTCCATCTGCAGCATGGTCCTATGAATTGCTCCTCGTCACTAAATGGTTATGCATTGGCTCCCAATACTGCTTTGGGATCTGGTAGTATCTTGCAAGAGTCCTCTGCTGGTCGGTCAGATGCTGATTTGAATGGTGGTTTGGTGGACAATCCTTTGGCCTTTGGTGGAGATGATCCCTCACTTCAGATTTTTCTCCCCACAAGACCAGCAGATTCATCCATGCACAATGAATTGAGAGATCAAGCAAGTGTGGCTAATGGTGTCTGCACTGAGGAGGATTGGATATCCCTCAGTCTTGGAGGTGGGACTGGTGGTAACAATGGTGATGCTTCCACTCAAAATGGGTTGAATTCTAGACATCAAATCCCAACCAGAGAAGGTGCCACGAATACTTTGGATGATACTG CTTCTTTACTCCTTGGGATGAATGATGTTAGATCTGACAGGGCAAGAAGGCAAAGATCAGATAGCCCTTTCTCCTTTCCTCGCCAAAAACGTTCAGTAAGGCCCCGCTTGTACCTTTCCATTGATTCAGATTCAGAGTAA